AGAGACGATGAGCGAGAGCGACGTCGAGACCATCGTTCAACGCGCCCGCGAGCACTACCCCGACGCCAAGCCGCGCATCATCTCGGACAACGGACCGCAGTTTATTGCCCGCGACTTCAAAGAGTTCATCCGACTCGCCGGCATGACCCACGTTCGCACTTCCCCGTACTACCC
The window above is part of the Pseudomonadota bacterium genome. Proteins encoded here:
- a CDS encoding integrase core domain-containing protein → ETMSESDVETIVQRAREHYPDAKPRIISDNGPQFIARDFKEFIRLAGMTHVRTSPYYPQSNGKIERFNGTLKTGLRETLPTSIDEARRM